The DNA segment CGGGGCACCCTTGATGCCCGATCCACCGATGTCCACACCGAAGACCTTCATGGGAAAAGGCTAGGCGTCGGCGGGGCGGCGCGCCCCCGGGATGCACCGACCGGTGCCCCGGGTGACGAAGCGGAAGCGGCAGTTCCTCAGCCCTCGGTGGCGGCCTTGGCCTCGGCGCGCAGGTCCCGGCGGAGCTCCTTGGGCAGCGAGAAGTGGATGGACTCCTCGGCGGCCTTGAGGGTCTCGACGTCCTCGTAGCCGCGCGCGGCGAGCCACTCCAGGACGCCGTCGACGAGCACCTCGGGGACGGAGGCGCCGGAGGTCACGCCGACCGTGCCGACGCCCTCCAGCCACGCCTCGTCGATCTCCTCGGCGTAGTCGACCAGATGGGCGTCGCGGGCGCCGGCGCCCAGCGCCACCTCGACGAGGCGCACGGAGTTCGAGGAGTTCTTGGAGCCGACGACGATGACGAGATCGGCCTCGGCGCCCATCTGCTTCACCGCGGTCTGGCGGTTCTGGGTGGCGTAGCAGATGTCGTCGCTGGGCGGCGAGAGGAGGTTGGGGTAGCGGCCCTTCAGGGCGTCCACCGTCTCCATGGTCTCGTCGACCGAGAGGGTGGTCTGGGAGAGCCAGACGACCTTGTCCGGGTCGCGGACCTCGACGTTGGAGACGTCGTCGGGGCCGTCGACGAGGGTGATGTGCTCGGGGGCCTCACCGCTGGTGCCGATGACCTCTTCGTGGCCTTCGTGACCGATCAGGAGGATGTCGTAGTCCTCCTTGGCGTAGCGGACGGCTTCCTTGTGGACCTTGGTGACCAGCGGGCAGGTGGCGTCGATGGTGGCGAGCTTGCCGCGCTTGGCCTCGTCGTGGACGACCGGGGCGACGCCGTGCGCCGAGAAGATGACGATGTTGCCCTCGGGCACCTCCTCCGTCTCGTCGACGAAGATGGCGCCCTTCTTCTCCAGGGTCTTCACGACGTACTTGTTGTGGACGATCTCGTGGCGGACGTAAACGGGGGCGCCGTACTGCTCCAGGGCCTTCTCCACGGCGATCACGGCGCGGTCCACGCCCGCGCAGTAGCCACGGGGGGCGGCGAGCAGGACCTTGCGCCGGCCGCTGCGGTGCGATGCGTCTTCGCCCGGGGTGGCGGCGGGCGTCGGGCGGGGCGAGGAAGTCATGCGTCCCATCGTAAAGCCGTGCCCCGCTCCGGAAGATCGCGCCGTTGTCCCAGACTGAGGGCGGCACCGAGCGAGGAGGCAGGATGCCGGGCACGAGCGGCGGCGCGGGCGGCGCGGGGGCGGGCGGCGGGGCGGACACCGCCGCCGAGGGGAT comes from the Streptomyces angustmyceticus genome and includes:
- a CDS encoding 4-hydroxy-3-methylbut-2-enyl diphosphate reductase is translated as MTSSPRPTPAATPGEDASHRSGRRKVLLAAPRGYCAGVDRAVIAVEKALEQYGAPVYVRHEIVHNKYVVKTLEKKGAIFVDETEEVPEGNIVIFSAHGVAPVVHDEAKRGKLATIDATCPLVTKVHKEAVRYAKEDYDILLIGHEGHEEVIGTSGEAPEHITLVDGPDDVSNVEVRDPDKVVWLSQTTLSVDETMETVDALKGRYPNLLSPPSDDICYATQNRQTAVKQMGAEADLVIVVGSKNSSNSVRLVEVALGAGARDAHLVDYAEEIDEAWLEGVGTVGVTSGASVPEVLVDGVLEWLAARGYEDVETLKAAEESIHFSLPKELRRDLRAEAKAATEG